ATTTACTAACACGACCTTTAAATCTTGACACAAGAAACATGAATCGAAATTTTTTGTGGTTTACAACATGGATCGAAATTATAGCTGTTGGAAAAGTACATGTTGCAACATTTCCACGCGTACGGCTAGTCCACTTTGTACTTTTTCTCTTCATCTAATCCCACTAACGCCATGAACACCTTTTTGTGCAGATTCAGAAGGAAGTGTACCACTGTGGGAGGCCATGCTAGGCGGTCACAAACCGGTCATCAAGCTACTCTCCGATAACGGCGCCAAATTATCCACCGGCGACATAGGTCTGTTTTCTTGCACAGCGGCAGAGCAGAACAACTTGGATCTTCTCAAAGAAATAGTCCGTCACGGCGGCGACGTGACGTGGCCGAACCACGAAGGGCGCAGAGCTCTTCATGTCGCCGTTTGTGAAGGCAACATCGAAATGGTGAAATTTCTCCTCGACCAAGGTGCCAACATCGACGTCGCAGACGAAAATGGCTTCACATCGAGGGACCTAGCCGAGCAGCAAGGCCACGACGACATCAAGGAGCTCTTCGCCTCATTAAAGGGAATCGCCGCCAACGTGGACGAAGCACGCGTCAGTGGGGTCCGCTTCTTGGGACGATATAAGAGCGATCCGATCATGTCGCCTATGAGTCAAGACGAGGGATCGTGGGGCAGATCTCGGACGACGGCAAGGAGGAGAAGAACGAACAGTTACCACAACTCCCTGTTTGGGATCATGAAGGCGGCAGCGCAGACTGGGGACGACACCTTGCTGTCATCGGTGGAAGAGGCGCCCGCCCGGATCACGGTAACCTGCCCGGAGAAGGGAGATGTTGGCGGGAAGCTGGTGGTGCGCCCCGGTAGCTTGGAAGAGCTGAAGGAGATGGGTGCCAAGAGATATGGTGCTTCCTTTGTGAGAGTGTTGGGCAAAGGGGGAGCTGAGATTGATGATATCCAGGTGGTCAGAGACGGCGATCGCTTGGCTTTCGCCGCCACCGAGTGATCGACGGGAACTTGACGTCCACGGGGATGAGTGATTACCAAGTGATCACCTTGTTTCCATGTGATGAAATATACttattagtttttgttttttattattaatattcttTTTGTTTAGATTGGCATGCATGCTGTTAGAGACGACATAACTGCGTGCCGCCGGTTTAAATAATAATGTAACTATTCAATATTATTTTCACTGATATGGTTACTCCTAATGGAACTTCGAAAGGAATTAGAACTTGTAATTAGGGAACATGTCAACTCACAAATCTAATTTTGATGCTTGTATGATGGTTCGGGTTGATTGAAGGATGATTAGTAGTTGGGAAAATTACTGTTTGCCACTCGAGTTAAAATTGTCTTTTGACCTCTGTTCCTTTTTGTTTTGTCATACTGCATGAATAATGGCGGATGCAGATAGGAACATGGGGGTGCAgctgcccccaaaaaaaatattagtagtattaatattcatatataaattattttagatttagttTTTACACCACCAATTAAAAGttttaatccaaaataaaagagaaattcagtttttaaaatcttaaattCCATTGCCCCAACTAAAAAAGAGAGCTCATCATctcttttttttcattcttttgatcAAACCCAtcatttaatcaatcaattacctcaattcttaattaaacaaaaaagttgAAAGTATACATTTTGCATTTCGAATGCAaagttattactattatatttgtattttagtaaaaaaaaatgtctaaaatgtattgaaggcctcaaaaaaaaaaaaaatcgggggCATAGAAGTTCAACTCCCTCAAAAAAATCCTAGCTCCGCCAGtgtttataagattattttttgcatCCCCAATTTAAAAATTCTGGATCCGCCTGCAACTTGAACTTTGTGTGAAAAAATATCTTTTCTTGACCTCAACTTATGTTTATAACTAAATACACATCAACTGCGAATTGATAAGCTTCAGTTTATCTTTTAAGAATAATATATGAGCTGTAGCTTATCTTTTAAGAATAATATTGATTCTACTCTCACATGAAGTACGCATCATTTCAATAAATTTACATATAATTCAGTTGCACTGATGTAATAGCGATTGTTCACCTATATAAGTCAATCCTCACTCCTATATTCCAACtactaaaaaaaaagagaagaaataataataataataataataataataataataataataataataataataataataataataataataataataaagaagaaggagaagaagaagaaactcAGATCATGAACATTTTATGTAAACTTGAACAACTAGATCCAACTATCACTCctaaaatgatgaaaataaccTAAATGATGATTTTGGGGGTAAACAAAAAGTCTGCTTGAAAAGCAAGAATTTAGACTGCAAATtgtaataaaagaaaatttcagATGACACAGTGGTTTCTAGAGTGATAGATTCACAGCCAATGAACAAAAGAATAAACAATTCCTCAGGTCCATAAAATCTCTGATTTTCTTACAAGTctaatgatgaagatgttgttTTTGATGCTTAAAAAATTACAGCGTATCTAATGACAAACAACAAGCACTATATGGTCACTAGACATCAAATCTTTGGAAGCGACTCTGCACGAATGAACTCTTTAAGAATCGCTTTCTCTTCATCAATACGCTTCTTCTCTTGTCTGTTTTGAGGCTTTGCCTTTCTTTTCTCTTCCAATATCCACTTGAAGATCTCACGTTGCTGATCCTCGGGAACCGGTTTTCGCACTGGCACGGGCCTTTCGACAGGGGGAGTGATGATTATGGGCTCTTCTTGGGCAGGGGCAGTCACTGCGGTAGGAGGGGAGGGATGAGGCTCTTCTATGGCTTTTTGTTTCGCTCTTTCTTTCTTACCGCCCTGTGCAAACATGTAAGCTGCAAATACATAAACAAACAAATATCAGATCCCTCTGAGGCATCATTCATCAATGGCTCCATATAACTTAAAAATCAAGAGCACAGGAGACACAAGAACAAGTTGGTCATTCCCAGTCTCTCTTTCTAATAGAATAGGACACCGCATGGATAAATTTCATGAAAACAATCTGACTGGCAAGAGGAGCCAGTTGCCGTGGACAAGCAAAACACGCCAGCTAGTCGAGTAATGGAGCAATGCATTAAGTGTCATTTTTGTTTAATCGCATTCAATCAGTATATCTTCCGTGAACCTGAGTGTTTATGTTACAAACCACAACAATTACATCTGCACTTTCTGCCAGTCTCTGCTATGCTAAATCATCTTATTATTCCCAACTTCACTATTAGTCATTTTGTTTTAGTGGTCATTCCCTTCACAGCACAGAGTCTTCTAAGAACGTAACAGCATGAATCGCTTCTTTAAACAATGTGATCTGCCAGGCATTCTTGCACCTCTGAAATTCCAGAAACTCAAAACAAAAATTCAATGCAGACCTCACCATTTTTTTTCCCAGGTGTGGAAATTGATGCCGCTACCAACAAAACAATGCAACCAATCACTGCTACTAAAGGCTTAACAGATCTCCCCAATTTCATGACAACAGAAACGCCATAAACCTTAATCATTATCTTGATTCCAGACCATACATAGGCCATAAAATCTTCAGCAACATGCTATCCAGATATCCTATGACCCTCTCCGGCCAAAGCAAAAGCCGTTAGACATAATCATGAATGATATAGGCATCAGATAGTAGTATCTACTTTCAGCAACTGTAAACTTAGTTAACTGACTGTAGTTCTTCCATTGCAATGCTATCATAATCATGGTCATACTATGACACGACCTAGTTTCTGGCGATACTAGGAGCTCTAGCACCAGCATGATTGTTTGCCACCAATAGTTTCCATAATAACTCGTTAACAACCATATCTGAAGCCATCGCTGGTCCAGGTCCTATCAACTCTTATTTCAGTGAGGTTGAATATAACAAGCCATGGCAAAAAACCATGACATACCCCTCACTTTACCCAACTATGAAAGCAAAGTATAATAATTACCAACACACTCATAGAATTAGCAATCTCCCCCAGCATAGCAGTCACTTCTAACTTGCATCTCCACAATATATTT
The sequence above is a segment of the Salvia miltiorrhiza cultivar Shanhuang (shh) unplaced genomic scaffold, IMPLAD_Smil_shh original_scaffold_468, whole genome shotgun sequence genome. Coding sequences within it:
- the LOC131004904 gene encoding uncharacterized protein LOC131004904 isoform X1; the protein is MAYVWSGIKIMIKVYGVSVVMKLGRSVKPLVAVIGCIVLLVAASISTPGKKNAYMFAQGGKKERAKQKAIEEPHPSPPTAVTAPAQEEPIIITPPVERPVPVRKPVPEDQQREIFKWILEEKRKAKPQNRQEKKRIDEEKAILKEFIRAESLPKI
- the LOC131004904 gene encoding uncharacterized protein LOC131004904 isoform X2, with product MEGSPHGNQVQVPSEPAVKRFRILWRVFLIFNFGLGAYMFAQGGKKERAKQKAIEEPHPSPPTAVTAPAQEEPIIITPPVERPVPVRKPVPEDQQREIFKWILEEKRKAKPQNRQEKKRIDEEKAILKEFIRAESLPKI